From Streptomyces sp. NBC_00370, a single genomic window includes:
- the infB gene encoding translation initiation factor IF-2: protein MAKVRVYELAKEFGVESKVVMAKLQELGEFVRSASSTIEAPVVRKLTDALQGPAGNGAKPAAKPGAPRKASPAKPAAPSPAQAARPAAPKPGVPAPKPAAAEAPVSSAPSTNGSTPAAAPSPGPRPAPAPKPAAAAAPQKPAPAAPAAPEFTAPPSAPAAGPRPGATPGPRPAARPAAGQGEQRQGGDREQRQGGRPGGARPGQAPRPGARPAGPRPGNNPFTSGGSTGMARPQSPRPGGGAPRPGGAGAPGGAPRPQGAGQGGPRPQSGPGGSSRPSPGGMPRPQAPRSAGPGGAPGGNRPNPGMMPQRPAAGPRPGGGPGGGGRGPGGGARPGGGGGGRPGGGGGFAGRPGGGGGGGFAGRPGGGGGAPGRPGGGGFGGGGGRPGFGGRPGGPGGRGGTQGAFGRPGGPARRGRKSKRQRRQEYEAMQAPSVGGVMLPRGQGQSVRLSRGASLTDFAEKINANPASLVAVMMNLGEMVTATQSVSDETLHLLAGEMNYVVEIVSPEEEDRELLESFDIEFGEDEGGEESLVSRPPVVTVMGHVDHGKTRLLDAIRKTNVVAGEAGGITQHIGAYQVATDVNGEERRITFIDTPGHEAFTAMRARGAKSTDIAILVVAANDGVMPQTIEALNHAKAADVPIVVAVNKIDVEGADPTKVRGQLTEFGLVAEEYGGDTMFVDISAKQGLNIDSLLEAVILTADASLDLRANPEQDAQGIAIEAHLDRGRGAVATVLVQRGTLRVGDTMVAGDAYGRVRAMLDDNGDNVDVATPSTPVLVLGLTNVPGAGDNFLVVDDDRTARQIAEKRAARERNAAFARRGVRFSLENLDEALKAGLVQELNLIIKGDASGSVEALESSLLQLDVGEEVDIRVLHRGVGAVTESDIDLAMGSDAIVIGFNVRAAGRAAQMAEREGVDVRYYSVIYQAIEEIEAALKGMLKPEYEEVELGTAEIREVFRSSKLGNIAGVLIRSGEVKRNTKARLVRDGKVIAEDLNIQGLRRFKDDVTEIREGFEGGINLGNFNDIKIDDVIATYEMREKPRG from the coding sequence GTGGCTAAGGTCCGGGTATACGAACTCGCCAAGGAGTTCGGCGTCGAGAGCAAGGTCGTCATGGCCAAGCTCCAAGAACTCGGTGAATTCGTCCGTTCGGCGTCCTCGACCATCGAGGCGCCGGTTGTACGTAAACTGACCGACGCATTGCAGGGGCCCGCCGGCAACGGCGCGAAGCCCGCTGCGAAGCCCGGGGCGCCCCGCAAGGCGTCCCCCGCGAAGCCCGCGGCGCCCTCACCGGCGCAGGCGGCACGTCCCGCTGCCCCCAAGCCCGGTGTCCCGGCTCCCAAGCCGGCCGCCGCCGAGGCCCCCGTGAGCAGCGCCCCCAGCACCAACGGCAGCACCCCCGCAGCGGCACCGAGCCCCGGACCCCGTCCGGCCCCGGCGCCCAAGCCCGCGGCGGCTGCCGCACCGCAGAAGCCGGCCCCGGCGGCGCCCGCCGCCCCGGAGTTCACCGCGCCTCCGTCGGCTCCGGCCGCCGGTCCCCGGCCCGGTGCCACCCCCGGTCCCCGTCCCGCCGCCCGTCCGGCGGCAGGCCAGGGCGAGCAGCGTCAGGGCGGCGACCGCGAGCAGCGCCAGGGCGGTCGCCCCGGCGGCGCGCGTCCCGGCCAGGCCCCGCGTCCCGGTGCCCGCCCCGCGGGCCCGCGTCCGGGTAACAACCCCTTCACCTCGGGTGGCTCCACCGGCATGGCGCGGCCGCAGTCGCCGCGTCCCGGTGGCGGCGCCCCGCGTCCCGGCGGTGCCGGCGCCCCCGGTGGCGCTCCGCGTCCGCAGGGTGCGGGCCAGGGCGGTCCCCGTCCGCAGTCGGGTCCCGGCGGTTCGTCCCGTCCGTCCCCCGGCGGCATGCCCCGTCCGCAGGCCCCGCGCTCCGCGGGTCCCGGCGGCGCGCCCGGCGGTAACCGGCCGAACCCCGGCATGATGCCGCAGCGTCCCGCTGCCGGACCCCGCCCCGGCGGCGGTCCTGGTGGCGGCGGTCGCGGTCCCGGTGGCGGAGCCCGCCCCGGTGGCGGTGGCGGCGGTCGTCCCGGTGGCGGCGGCGGTTTCGCGGGTCGTCCCGGTGGCGGTGGCGGCGGCGGTTTCGCCGGTCGCCCCGGTGGTGGCGGCGGAGCTCCGGGTCGTCCCGGAGGCGGCGGTTTCGGTGGCGGCGGTGGCCGTCCCGGCTTCGGCGGACGTCCGGGTGGTCCCGGTGGCCGTGGTGGCACACAGGGCGCGTTCGGCCGTCCCGGCGGGCCCGCCCGTCGTGGCCGTAAGTCGAAGAGGCAGAGGCGCCAGGAGTACGAGGCCATGCAGGCCCCGTCGGTAGGCGGCGTGATGCTGCCGCGTGGCCAGGGCCAGAGTGTCCGGCTGTCGCGCGGTGCGTCCCTCACCGACTTCGCGGAGAAGATCAACGCCAACCCGGCGTCGCTCGTCGCCGTGATGATGAACCTCGGCGAGATGGTCACTGCCACGCAGTCCGTCTCCGACGAGACGCTGCACCTGCTCGCCGGCGAGATGAACTACGTCGTCGAGATCGTCAGCCCGGAGGAGGAGGACCGCGAGCTTCTCGAGTCCTTCGACATCGAGTTCGGCGAGGACGAGGGCGGCGAGGAATCGCTCGTGTCCCGTCCGCCGGTCGTGACCGTCATGGGTCACGTCGACCACGGTAAGACGAGGCTGCTGGACGCGATCCGCAAGACGAACGTCGTCGCGGGCGAGGCCGGCGGAATCACCCAGCACATCGGTGCCTACCAGGTCGCCACGGACGTCAACGGTGAAGAGCGCAGGATCACCTTCATCGACACCCCGGGCCACGAGGCGTTCACCGCCATGCGTGCCCGTGGTGCGAAGTCCACCGACATCGCGATCCTGGTGGTCGCGGCCAACGACGGTGTGATGCCCCAGACGATCGAGGCGCTGAACCACGCCAAGGCGGCCGACGTGCCGATCGTGGTCGCGGTCAACAAGATCGACGTCGAGGGCGCCGACCCGACCAAGGTGCGCGGTCAGCTCACCGAGTTCGGTCTGGTGGCCGAGGAGTACGGCGGCGACACCATGTTCGTCGACATCTCCGCCAAGCAGGGTCTCAACATCGACAGCCTGCTGGAGGCCGTGATCCTCACGGCCGACGCCTCGCTCGACCTGCGGGCCAACCCGGAGCAGGACGCGCAGGGCATCGCGATCGAGGCACACCTCGACCGTGGCCGCGGCGCCGTCGCCACCGTGCTCGTCCAGCGCGGCACGCTGCGCGTCGGTGACACGATGGTCGCCGGTGACGCGTACGGCCGCGTCAGGGCGATGCTCGACGACAACGGCGACAACGTCGACGTGGCGACACCTTCGACGCCCGTCCTGGTCCTGGGACTCACCAACGTCCCCGGCGCCGGCGACAACTTCCTCGTTGTCGACGACGACCGCACGGCCCGGCAGATCGCCGAGAAGCGTGCCGCTCGTGAGCGGAACGCGGCCTTCGCCCGCAGGGGCGTCCGGTTCTCCCTGGAGAACCTGGACGAGGCCCTCAAGGCAGGCCTGGTACAGGAGCTCAACCTCATCATCAAGGGCGACGCGTCCGGTTCGGTGGAGGCCCTCGAGTCCTCGCTGCTCCAGCTCGACGTCGGCGAAGAGGTCGACATCCGGGTGCTGCACCGCGGTGTGGGTGCGGTCACCGAGTCGGACATCGACCTGGCGATGGGCTCCGACGCCATCGTGATCGGCTTCAACGTGCGCGCCGCGGGGCGTGCCGCGCAGATGGCCGAGCGCGAAGGGGTGGACGTCCGGTACTACTCGGTCATCTACCAGGCGATCGAAGAGATCGAAGCGGCCCTCAAGGGCATGCTCAAGCCGGAGTACGAAGAGGTCGAGCTGGGTACGGCGGAGATCCGCGAGGTCTTCCGCTCGTCCAAGCTGGGCAACATCGCGGGTGTTCTCATCCGCTCCGGCGAGGTCAAGCGCAACACGAAGGCCCGGCTCGTCCGCGACGGCAAGGTCATCGCGGAGGACCTCAACATCCAGGGTCTGCGCCGCTTCAAGGACGATGTCACCGAGATCCGCGAAGGCTTCGAGGGCGGTATCAACCTCGGGAACTTCAACGACATCAAGATCGACGACGTCATCGCGACGTACGAGATGCGCGAGAAGCCGCGCGGCTGA
- a CDS encoding DUF503 domain-containing protein has translation MYVGTLSFDLLLGDVRSLKEKRSVVRPIVAELQRKFAVSAAETGDQNLHRRTEIGLAVVSGDWSHLTDVLDRCERMVAGHPEVELLAVRRRLHGEDD, from the coding sequence ATGTACGTGGGGACACTGTCCTTCGACCTGCTTCTCGGCGACGTACGGTCGCTGAAGGAGAAACGCTCCGTCGTGCGTCCGATCGTCGCGGAGCTGCAACGCAAGTTCGCGGTCAGCGCGGCGGAGACGGGAGACCAGAACCTGCACCGCAGGACCGAGATCGGTCTGGCGGTGGTGTCGGGGGACTGGAGCCATCTCACGGACGTCCTCGACCGGTGCGAACGCATGGTCGCGGGACACCCCGAGGTGGAACTGCTCGCCGTACGGCGGCGCCTGCACGGCGAAGACGACTGA
- the rbfA gene encoding 30S ribosome-binding factor RbfA, translating into MTDNARARKLADRIQVVVAETLDRRIKDPRLGFVTITDARVTGDLREATVFYTVYGDDEERAASAAALESAKGVLRSEVGRQTGVRHTPSLAFVPDALPDNARTIEDLLDKARAKDAEVREVSTGKTYAGEADPYRKPGEDDIAETDGDSSE; encoded by the coding sequence GTGACCGACAACGCGCGGGCACGCAAGCTCGCCGATCGCATCCAGGTCGTGGTCGCGGAGACCCTGGACCGGCGTATCAAGGACCCGCGGCTGGGCTTCGTGACCATCACGGACGCCCGGGTCACCGGCGACCTGCGGGAGGCCACGGTCTTCTACACGGTCTACGGCGACGACGAGGAGCGCGCCGCCTCGGCGGCCGCCCTGGAGAGCGCCAAGGGCGTGCTCCGCTCCGAGGTGGGACGGCAGACAGGTGTGCGCCACACACCGAGCCTGGCCTTCGTCCCCGACGCCCTGCCGGACAACGCGCGCACCATCGAGGACCTCCTCGACAAGGCGCGCGCCAAGGACGCCGAGGTACGGGAGGTGTCGACCGGCAAGACCTACGCGGGCGAGGCCGACCCGTACCGCAAGCCCGGCGAGGACGACATCGCCGAGACGGACGGCGACAGCTCCGAATGA
- the truB gene encoding tRNA pseudouridine(55) synthase TruB, giving the protein MTQQTATPDGLVIVDKPSGFTSHDVVAKMRGIARTRRVGHAGTLDPMATGVLVLGVERATKLLGHLALTEKEYLGTIRLGQDTVTDDAEGEITSSADASAVTREAIDAGVAELTGPIMQVPSKVSAIKIDGKRSYARVRGGEEFEIPARPVTVSSFQVYDVRPAVADDGTPVMDLVVSVVCSSGTYIRALARDLGAGLGVGGHLTALRRTRVGPYALDGAKTLDQLQEELTVMPVADAAGAAFARWDVDERRAKLLLNGVRLEMPEFASAPVAVFGPDGRFLALVEEQHGKAKSLAVFG; this is encoded by the coding sequence ATGACACAGCAGACCGCGACGCCCGACGGCCTTGTCATCGTCGACAAGCCGTCGGGCTTCACCTCGCACGACGTCGTCGCCAAGATGCGCGGGATCGCCAGGACCCGCCGGGTCGGCCACGCCGGCACCCTCGACCCCATGGCCACGGGCGTACTCGTCCTCGGCGTCGAGCGGGCCACCAAGCTCCTCGGCCATCTCGCGCTGACGGAGAAGGAATACCTCGGTACGATCCGGCTCGGCCAGGACACCGTCACCGACGACGCCGAGGGCGAGATCACCTCGTCCGCCGACGCCTCCGCGGTCACCCGCGAAGCGATCGACGCCGGTGTCGCCGAGCTGACCGGGCCGATCATGCAGGTGCCCTCGAAGGTCAGCGCCATCAAGATCGACGGCAAGCGGTCGTACGCGCGGGTGCGCGGCGGCGAGGAGTTCGAGATCCCGGCGCGGCCCGTCACCGTCTCGTCGTTCCAGGTGTACGACGTACGCCCGGCCGTCGCCGACGACGGCACGCCCGTCATGGACCTCGTCGTCTCCGTCGTCTGCTCCTCCGGTACCTACATCCGGGCGCTCGCCCGCGATCTCGGCGCCGGGCTCGGGGTCGGCGGTCATCTGACGGCCCTGCGCAGGACCCGGGTCGGGCCGTACGCCCTCGACGGCGCGAAGACCCTGGACCAGCTCCAGGAGGAACTGACCGTCATGCCGGTCGCCGACGCGGCGGGCGCCGCGTTCGCCCGCTGGGACGTCGACGAGCGGCGGGCGAAGCTGCTGCTCAACGGGGTGCGGCTGGAGATGCCCGAGTTCGCGAGCGCGCCGGTCGCCGTGTTCGGACCTGACGGACGCTTCCTGGCGCTCGTCGAGGAACAGCACGGCAAGGCGAAGAGCCTGGCCGTCTTCGGCTGA
- a CDS encoding bifunctional riboflavin kinase/FAD synthetase gives MQRWRGLEDIPQDWGRSVVTIGSYDGVHRGHQLIIGRAVERARELGVPSVVVTFDPHPSEVVRPGSHPPLLAPHHRRAELMAELGVDAQLILPFTVEFSKLSPADFIVKVLVDKLHTRAVIEGPNFRFGHKAAGNVTVLAELGETYDYEVEVVDLYVSGAAGGGEPFSSTLTRRLVAEGDVAGAAEILGRPHRVEGIVVRGAQRGRELGYPTANVEVLPHTAVPADGVYAGWLTAAGERMPAAISVGTNPQFAGTERTVEAYAIDRVGLDLYGLHVTVDFLSYVRGQQKFESIDALLEAIGDDVKRSRELIDRYDAH, from the coding sequence GTGCAGCGCTGGCGCGGCTTGGAGGACATCCCCCAGGACTGGGGGCGCAGCGTCGTCACCATCGGCTCCTACGACGGGGTGCACCGGGGGCACCAGCTGATCATCGGCAGGGCCGTGGAGCGCGCCCGTGAACTGGGAGTGCCGTCGGTCGTGGTGACCTTCGACCCGCACCCCAGCGAGGTGGTACGCCCCGGCAGCCACCCCCCGCTGCTCGCCCCCCACCACCGGCGGGCGGAACTCATGGCCGAACTGGGCGTGGACGCGCAGCTGATCCTGCCGTTCACCGTCGAGTTCTCGAAGCTGTCGCCGGCCGACTTCATCGTGAAGGTGCTGGTCGACAAGTTGCACACCCGCGCGGTCATCGAAGGGCCGAACTTCCGCTTCGGCCACAAGGCGGCGGGCAACGTCACCGTCCTCGCCGAGCTGGGCGAGACGTACGACTACGAGGTCGAGGTCGTCGACCTCTACGTGAGCGGCGCCGCGGGTGGCGGCGAGCCCTTCTCGTCCACGCTGACCCGCCGGCTGGTCGCCGAAGGCGACGTGGCGGGCGCGGCGGAGATCCTCGGCAGGCCGCACCGCGTCGAGGGCATCGTGGTCCGCGGCGCGCAGCGCGGCCGCGAACTCGGCTACCCCACGGCCAACGTGGAGGTCCTGCCGCACACGGCGGTCCCCGCCGACGGCGTGTACGCGGGCTGGCTCACGGCGGCAGGCGAACGCATGCCGGCGGCGATCTCGGTAGGCACGAACCCCCAGTTCGCGGGTACGGAACGAACGGTCGAGGCGTACGCGATCGACCGGGTGGGCCTGGACCTCTACGGGCTCCATGTGACGGTCGACTTCCTGTCGTACGTGCGGGGCCAGCAGAAGTTCGAGTCGATCGACGCGCTGCTGGAAGCGATCGGCGACGACGTGAAGCGCTCCCGGGAACTGATCGACCGCTACGACGCGCACTGA
- a CDS encoding ABC transporter ATP-binding protein encodes MTITPLLSAAELNVTFPGRRGAAPARAVDGVDLDIGAGEIVALVGESGCGKTTLARALLGLVPPTSGAITFAGERLDYHARALKSYRKRVQLVLQDPSGSLNPRHTVYDAVAEGLRIHGRPADEREAVAEALSLAGLRPPERFFLRYPHELSGGQRQRVVIAGALVLKPELIVADEPVASLDASVRGEILALLLSLRDELGLSAMVVTHDLGLAWNIADRVAVMYLGRIVETGPVERVLTAPQHPYTQALLSVLPESEGDPVVLTGEPPDPSRIPEGCRFHARCQVLASGEAERAGVADQCRTKALPVLTGGDAAQVACHWATATATAPQAG; translated from the coding sequence ATGACCATCACCCCGCTGCTCTCGGCCGCCGAGCTGAACGTCACCTTCCCCGGCAGGCGCGGCGCGGCCCCCGCGCGCGCGGTCGACGGGGTCGACCTCGACATCGGGGCCGGGGAGATCGTGGCCCTGGTCGGCGAGTCCGGCTGCGGCAAGACGACGCTGGCGCGCGCGCTGCTCGGCCTGGTCCCGCCGACGTCGGGAGCGATCACCTTCGCGGGCGAACGGCTCGACTACCACGCCCGGGCGCTGAAGTCCTACCGCAAACGCGTCCAGTTGGTCCTCCAGGACCCGAGCGGCTCCCTCAACCCACGGCACACGGTGTACGACGCGGTGGCCGAGGGCCTGCGGATCCACGGCCGCCCGGCCGACGAGCGCGAGGCGGTCGCGGAAGCGCTGTCACTCGCGGGGCTGCGCCCGCCCGAGCGGTTCTTCCTGCGCTACCCGCACGAGCTGTCCGGCGGCCAGCGGCAGCGCGTCGTCATCGCCGGCGCGCTGGTCCTGAAGCCCGAACTGATCGTCGCGGACGAGCCGGTGGCGTCCCTGGACGCGTCGGTACGCGGCGAGATCCTGGCGCTGCTGCTGTCGCTACGCGACGAACTCGGCCTGTCGGCAATGGTGGTGACCCACGACCTGGGCCTCGCCTGGAACATCGCGGACCGGGTGGCGGTGATGTACCTGGGCCGGATCGTGGAGACGGGCCCGGTCGAGAGGGTACTGACGGCGCCTCAGCATCCGTACACACAGGCGCTGTTGTCGGTCCTCCCGGAGTCGGAGGGCGACCCGGTGGTCCTGACGGGCGAACCCCCGGACCCGTCCCGCATCCCGGAAGGCTGCCGCTTCCACGCCCGCTGCCAGGTACTGGCGTCGGGCGAGGCGGAACGGGCGGGCGTGGCGGACCAGTGCCGTACGAAGGCGCTGCCGGTACTGACGGGGGGCGACGCGGCGCAGGTCGCGTGCCACTGGGCTACGGCGACGGCCACGGCACCGCAGGCGGGATGA
- a CDS encoding ABC transporter ATP-binding protein produces the protein MTSSNLLEIKDLRVTYGSGASAVPAVRGVDLAVEPGKKLGIAGESGCGKSTLALALLRLLPATAKLSGEILLDGEDVLTMKWGRLRAVRWAGASIVFQGAMHSLNAVHRIGDQIAEPVLLHQHATPAAGRKRAIELLEQVGLPAARADAYPHELSGGQRQRVMIAMALACDPRLIVADEPTTALDVMIQAQILRLIEQLVAEKDISLLMISHDLAVLSDTCDRLAVMYAGRIVEEGPAKAVYDNAAHPYGSALSAAFPRIGDPASRRAPRGLPGDPPDPSALPSGCTFHPRCPVALDSCAHEDQELRDAGPGRRAACVHVSPAGPAVPTAPEASAGSPA, from the coding sequence ATGACGTCGTCGAACCTGCTGGAGATCAAGGACCTGCGGGTCACATACGGCTCGGGGGCGTCCGCCGTCCCCGCCGTGCGGGGCGTCGACCTGGCCGTCGAGCCCGGCAAGAAGCTCGGTATCGCGGGCGAGTCGGGGTGCGGCAAGTCCACGCTGGCGCTGGCGCTGCTGCGGCTGCTGCCCGCGACGGCGAAGCTGTCCGGGGAGATCCTGCTCGACGGCGAGGACGTCCTCACGATGAAGTGGGGCCGGCTGCGCGCCGTGCGGTGGGCGGGCGCCTCGATCGTCTTCCAGGGCGCGATGCACTCGCTCAACGCGGTGCACCGCATCGGGGACCAGATCGCCGAACCGGTCCTGCTGCACCAGCACGCGACCCCGGCGGCCGGGCGCAAGCGCGCGATCGAGCTGCTGGAGCAGGTCGGCCTGCCGGCCGCCCGCGCCGACGCCTATCCGCACGAGCTGTCCGGCGGGCAGCGTCAGCGCGTGATGATCGCGATGGCGCTCGCCTGCGATCCGCGGCTGATCGTCGCGGACGAGCCGACCACGGCGCTGGACGTGATGATCCAGGCGCAGATCCTGCGGCTCATCGAACAGCTCGTCGCGGAGAAGGACATCAGCCTGCTGATGATCAGCCATGACCTGGCCGTCCTGTCGGACACCTGCGACCGGCTCGCCGTCATGTACGCGGGCCGGATCGTCGAGGAGGGCCCGGCGAAGGCGGTGTACGACAACGCGGCGCACCCCTACGGAAGCGCCTTGTCCGCCGCCTTCCCGAGGATCGGCGACCCGGCCTCCCGGCGCGCCCCGCGCGGACTGCCCGGCGATCCGCCCGACCCTTCGGCGCTGCCGTCCGGCTGTACGTTCCATCCGCGCTGCCCGGTCGCCCTCGACAGCTGCGCGCACGAGGACCAGGAACTGCGGGACGCGGGCCCCGGCAGGCGCGCCGCGTGCGTGCACGTGTCCCCGGCCGGCCCCGCGGTCCCCACCGCCCCCGAGGCATCGGCGGGGAGCCCGGCATGA
- a CDS encoding ABC transporter permease encodes MTVANTQTPDTPDTPEPAEAPRARASSSSLAWEQRRASTARFWRQYRTNRAGLIGLVGLVVIGLIAVLAPLLVGSDVQSVTEAPGKALEAPSGQFPLGTDQFGRSLLGLLVWGSRVSLTVGLLAAALSVAIGTLVGIISGHFGGWFSTVVMRITDWFLVMPTLVLAIVLTTVMSRSIWTVILAIGVTSWPTTARLVRAQTIAVESRPYIERARALGGGHGHVMSRHVLPNVMPLVLAQTTLGISSAILTEATLAFLGLGDPTVISWGGMLQDAREAGAVSSGHWWYLAPPGIAIALVALAFTLCGRAIETVLNPKLGVAR; translated from the coding sequence ATGACCGTCGCGAATACCCAGACCCCCGACACGCCGGACACCCCCGAGCCCGCCGAAGCGCCCCGGGCGCGGGCCAGTTCCTCCTCGCTCGCCTGGGAGCAGCGGCGCGCGTCGACCGCCCGCTTCTGGCGGCAGTACCGGACGAACAGGGCCGGGCTCATCGGGCTCGTCGGGCTCGTGGTGATCGGGCTCATCGCCGTACTCGCCCCGCTGCTCGTCGGCAGCGACGTACAGAGTGTGACCGAGGCACCGGGCAAGGCGCTGGAGGCGCCGAGCGGTCAGTTCCCGCTCGGCACCGACCAGTTCGGCCGGTCGCTGCTCGGCCTGCTGGTATGGGGCTCCCGGGTGTCGCTGACCGTGGGGCTGCTGGCGGCCGCGCTGTCCGTGGCCATCGGGACCCTGGTCGGCATCATCTCCGGGCACTTCGGCGGCTGGTTCTCGACCGTCGTCATGCGGATCACCGACTGGTTCCTGGTGATGCCGACGCTGGTGCTGGCGATCGTGCTGACGACGGTGATGTCCCGGTCCATCTGGACGGTCATCCTGGCGATCGGTGTGACGAGCTGGCCGACGACCGCGCGGCTGGTGCGCGCGCAGACCATCGCCGTCGAGTCGCGCCCGTACATCGAACGGGCCAGAGCGCTCGGCGGCGGGCACGGCCATGTCATGAGCCGGCACGTGCTGCCCAACGTGATGCCGCTGGTGCTCGCGCAGACCACCCTCGGCATCTCCAGCGCGATCCTCACCGAGGCCACGCTCGCCTTCCTCGGCCTCGGCGACCCGACGGTCATCTCCTGGGGCGGCATGCTCCAGGACGCGCGCGAGGCGGGCGCCGTCTCCTCGGGGCACTGGTGGTACCTGGCGCCGCCCGGAATCGCCATCGCCCTGGTCGCCCTGGCCTTCACACTCTGCGGTCGCGCCATCGAGACCGTGCTCAACCCGAAGCTTGGGGTGGCCAGATGA
- a CDS encoding ABC transporter permease: MSTASTPGVVREAAGGPVKTGPSGPAARAGSGTRTAYLLYVAGKLAGAVVSLFAVLVTSFFLFRVISRDPIRTMTQGVPTSAAQLATLRHQFGLDLPMWQQFTNYCGDALTGDLGTSYQFHAPVGQLILEKVPATLLLTGVAVLIYSALGLWLGTRSAWHNGGLGDRFNTGLALTLWSIPGFWLGLLLIIVFSVGMGPIPGIFPTGGMSSGDSSGFGYVLDVAHHMVLPVITLVAVGYAQTLLVMRSSLLDEMGSDYLTTARAKGLRDDLVRRRHAVPNALLPTVTMVFINVGFVAGGSILVETVFSWPGLGQLFYQALSVPDLPLVQGLFVVFAGAMILMNLLADLLYPLLDPRVGR, encoded by the coding sequence ATGAGCACCGCAAGCACCCCCGGTGTGGTGCGGGAAGCGGCCGGCGGCCCGGTGAAGACCGGGCCGTCCGGCCCCGCCGCCCGCGCCGGCTCCGGCACCAGGACCGCGTATCTGCTGTATGTGGCGGGCAAGCTGGCAGGCGCCGTCGTCTCCCTCTTCGCCGTGCTCGTCACCAGCTTCTTCCTCTTCCGGGTCATCTCGCGCGACCCGATCAGGACCATGACCCAGGGCGTTCCGACGTCCGCCGCCCAACTGGCGACGCTACGCCATCAGTTCGGTCTTGACCTGCCCATGTGGCAGCAGTTCACGAACTACTGCGGCGACGCGCTCACCGGCGACCTCGGCACGTCGTACCAGTTCCACGCGCCGGTCGGGCAGCTGATCCTGGAGAAGGTCCCGGCGACACTGCTGCTCACGGGTGTCGCTGTGCTGATCTACTCCGCGCTCGGCCTGTGGCTCGGCACCCGCTCCGCCTGGCACAACGGCGGGCTGGGCGACCGGTTCAACACCGGGCTCGCGCTGACGCTGTGGTCGATCCCGGGCTTCTGGCTCGGGCTGCTGCTGATCATCGTGTTCTCCGTGGGCATGGGCCCCATTCCGGGGATATTTCCCACGGGCGGTATGTCGTCGGGCGACTCGTCCGGCTTCGGGTACGTCCTGGACGTCGCCCATCACATGGTGCTGCCGGTGATCACCCTCGTCGCCGTCGGATACGCCCAGACCCTGCTCGTCATGCGGTCCTCGCTGCTGGACGAGATGGGCAGCGACTATCTGACGACGGCGCGCGCGAAGGGGCTGCGGGACGACCTCGTACGCCGCAGGCACGCCGTGCCCAACGCGCTGCTGCCGACGGTCACGATGGTCTTCATCAACGTCGGCTTCGTGGCGGGCGGTTCGATCCTCGTCGAGACCGTCTTCTCCTGGCCGGGCCTCGGCCAGCTGTTCTACCAGGCGCTGAGCGTGCCCGACCTGCCGCTCGTGCAGGGGCTGTTCGTCGTCTTCGCCGGTGCGATGATCCTGATGAACCTCCTCGCCGACCTGCTCTATCCGCTGCTCGATCCCCGGGTGGGCCGATGA